The Lysobacter enzymogenes genome window below encodes:
- a CDS encoding acetolactate synthase large subunit, producing MTKASDLFVAALEAEGVQYVFGIPGEENLDLLESLRTSSIKLVLTRHEQAAGFMAATYGRLTGKAGVCLSTLGPGATNLVTAAAYAQLGAMPMLMITGQKPIKTSKQGHFQIVDVVDTMRPLTKYTRQIVAADSIPARVREAFRRAEEERPGATHLELPQDIAGDPTQARLIPASFSRRPVAEDKAIERAAEAIAQARHPLLMIGAGANRKTTSNTLDQFVAKLGIPYFTTQMGKGVLDEEGPLWLGNAALSDHDFVHRAIDAADCIVNIGHDVIEKPPFFMREGRRTVIHVNYAAAEVDAVYFPQIEVIGDIAHSVWRLSEALQAQPHWDFGYFNRVRTALLEQLAEHTGDDRFPMVPQRLVADVRRELSPRDVVCLDNGLYKLWFARSYRCREPNTLLLDNALATMGAGLPSAIAARIVCPDRKVVAVCGDGGFMMNSQELETAVRLGLDLVVLVLRDDAYGMIKWKQAHERYPSFGMDLGNPDFVEYARSYGARGHRPASADEFAPLLRKALDTPGVDLIEVPIDYSDDDTILNQEIPQRAAAVV from the coding sequence ATGACCAAGGCGTCCGACCTGTTCGTCGCCGCGCTCGAAGCCGAAGGCGTGCAATACGTGTTCGGCATCCCCGGCGAGGAGAATCTCGACCTGCTCGAATCGCTGCGCACTTCGTCGATCAAGCTCGTCCTCACCCGCCACGAACAAGCCGCGGGTTTCATGGCCGCGACTTACGGCCGTCTGACCGGCAAGGCCGGCGTGTGCCTGTCCACGCTGGGCCCCGGCGCGACCAACCTGGTCACCGCTGCGGCCTACGCCCAGCTCGGCGCGATGCCGATGCTGATGATCACCGGCCAGAAGCCGATCAAGACCAGCAAGCAGGGCCATTTCCAGATCGTCGACGTGGTCGACACGATGCGCCCGCTGACCAAGTACACCCGCCAGATCGTCGCCGCCGACAGCATCCCGGCGCGGGTGCGCGAAGCCTTCCGCCGCGCCGAGGAAGAACGCCCCGGCGCGACCCACCTGGAACTGCCGCAGGACATCGCCGGCGACCCGACCCAAGCGCGCCTGATCCCGGCCTCGTTCTCGCGCCGCCCGGTCGCCGAGGACAAGGCGATCGAACGCGCCGCCGAAGCCATCGCCCAGGCGCGCCATCCGCTGCTGATGATCGGCGCCGGCGCCAACCGCAAGACCACCTCGAACACCCTCGACCAGTTCGTCGCCAAGCTCGGCATCCCCTACTTCACCACCCAGATGGGCAAGGGCGTGCTCGACGAGGAAGGCCCGCTGTGGCTCGGCAACGCCGCGCTGTCGGACCACGACTTCGTCCACCGCGCGATCGACGCGGCCGACTGCATCGTCAACATCGGCCACGACGTCATCGAGAAACCGCCGTTCTTCATGCGCGAAGGCCGGCGCACGGTGATCCACGTCAACTACGCCGCGGCCGAAGTCGATGCGGTGTACTTCCCGCAGATCGAAGTCATCGGCGACATCGCCCACTCGGTATGGCGGCTGAGCGAAGCGCTGCAAGCGCAGCCGCACTGGGATTTCGGCTATTTCAACCGGGTCCGCACCGCGCTGTTGGAGCAACTGGCCGAACACACCGGCGACGACCGCTTCCCGATGGTGCCGCAGCGGCTGGTCGCCGACGTGCGCCGCGAACTGTCGCCGCGCGACGTGGTCTGCCTCGACAACGGCCTGTACAAGCTGTGGTTCGCGCGCAGCTACCGTTGCCGCGAGCCCAACACCCTGCTGCTCGACAACGCGCTGGCGACGATGGGCGCGGGCCTGCCTTCGGCGATCGCCGCGCGCATCGTCTGCCCGGACCGCAAGGTGGTCGCGGTGTGCGGCGACGGCGGCTTCATGATGAATTCGCAGGAGCTCGAAACCGCGGTGCGGCTGGGCCTGGACCTGGTCGTGCTGGTGCTGCGCGACGACGCCTACGGCATGATCAAGTGGAAGCAGGCGCACGAGCGCTATCCGAGCTTCGGCATGGACCTGGGCAATCCCGACTTCGTCGAGTACGCGCGCAGTTACGGCGCGCGCGGCCACCGCCCGGCCAGCGCCGACGAGTTCGCGCCGCTGCTGCGCAAGGCGCTGGACACGCCCGGCGTCGATCTGATCGAAGTGCCGATCGACTACAGCGACGACGACACCATCCTCAATCAAGAAATTCCCCAGCGCGCCGCCGCGGTGGTTTGA
- the ispG gene encoding flavodoxin-dependent (E)-4-hydroxy-3-methylbut-2-enyl-diphosphate synthase gives MNSDAILPCAHPDFGPSPRRLTRGVAVGGVQVGGGAPVVVQSMTNTDTTDVAATAKQIGELWRAGSELVRITVNTVEAAAAVPRIVDKLAMKGIVVPIIGDFHYNGHQLLTAEPACAEALAKYRINPGNVGFGKKKDSQFATLIEFAIKYGKPVRIGANWGSLDQALAAQLMDENALRAEPWDAGRVLREALIRSALDSAARAVDLGLPADRIVLSAKVSGVQELIAVYRELATRGDYALHLGLTEAGIGSKGIVASSAALGVLLQEGIGDTIRISLTPEPGQSRNNEVIVAQELLQTMGLRAFTPMVTACPGCGRTTSTFFQELAKTVQEHVRDKMPEWKITHPGAENLTLAVMGCIVNGPGESRHANIGISLPGTGESPSAPVFEDGEKTVTLRGENIAQDFVALIDTYVERRYGARADGAAA, from the coding sequence ATGAATTCCGATGCCATCCTGCCCTGCGCCCACCCCGATTTCGGCCCCTCGCCGCGCCGCCTGACCCGCGGAGTCGCCGTCGGCGGCGTTCAGGTCGGCGGCGGCGCGCCGGTGGTGGTGCAGTCGATGACCAACACCGACACCACCGACGTCGCCGCCACCGCCAAGCAGATCGGCGAGCTGTGGCGGGCCGGTTCGGAACTGGTCCGCATCACCGTCAATACGGTCGAGGCCGCCGCCGCGGTGCCGCGCATTGTCGACAAGCTGGCGATGAAGGGCATCGTGGTGCCGATCATCGGCGACTTCCACTACAACGGCCATCAGCTGCTGACCGCCGAGCCGGCCTGCGCCGAGGCGCTGGCCAAGTACCGGATCAATCCCGGCAACGTCGGCTTCGGCAAGAAGAAGGACAGCCAGTTCGCCACCTTGATCGAGTTCGCGATCAAGTACGGCAAGCCGGTGCGCATCGGCGCCAACTGGGGTTCGCTCGATCAGGCCCTGGCCGCGCAGTTGATGGACGAGAACGCGTTGCGCGCCGAACCCTGGGACGCCGGGCGGGTGCTGCGCGAGGCCTTGATCCGTTCGGCGCTGGACTCGGCCGCGCGCGCGGTCGACCTGGGCCTGCCGGCCGACCGCATCGTGCTCAGCGCCAAGGTCAGCGGCGTGCAGGAACTGATCGCGGTGTATCGCGAACTGGCCACGCGCGGCGACTACGCCCTGCATCTGGGCCTGACCGAGGCCGGCATCGGCAGCAAGGGCATCGTCGCGTCCAGCGCCGCGCTCGGCGTGCTGCTGCAGGAAGGCATCGGCGACACCATCCGCATCTCGCTGACGCCAGAGCCGGGCCAGTCGCGCAACAACGAAGTCATCGTCGCCCAGGAACTGTTGCAGACCATGGGCCTGCGCGCGTTCACGCCGATGGTCACCGCCTGCCCGGGCTGCGGCCGCACCACCAGCACCTTCTTCCAGGAGCTGGCCAAGACCGTGCAGGAACACGTGCGCGACAAGATGCCGGAGTGGAAGATCACCCATCCCGGCGCGGAGAACCTGACCCTCGCGGTGATGGGCTGCATCGTCAACGGCCCGGGCGAATCGCGTCACGCCAACATCGGCATTTCGCTGCCGGGCACCGGCGAGTCGCCGTCGGCGCCGGTGTTCGAGGACGGCGAGAAGACCGTGACCCTGCGCGGCGAAAACATCGCCCAGGACTTCGTCGCGCTGATCGACACCTACGTCGAGCGCCGCTACGGCGCGCGCGCGGACGGCGCGGCGGCGTGA
- the xseA gene encoding exodeoxyribonuclease VII large subunit — protein sequence MNLSSPDEVLTPSQLNTLARNLLEDTFPLIWVEGELGNLSRPSSGHLYLTLKDARAQVRCAMFKPKSSWLKFVPREGLRVLARGRLTLYEARGDYQLVLDHMEEAGEGALRRAFEELKARLAAEGLFDRERKRELPRFPARIAVITSPSGAAVRDVLSVLARRFPLAEADVLPVPVQGDGAAEKIAAMLQRAQAAQRYDVIVLARGGGSLEDLWAFNDERLARAIAASTVPVVSAIGHETDFTLADFAADVRAPTPSVAAELLVPQRDDLLHRLRVLEARLGNLHGQRLRQAMQRTDRAGLRLNALRPQARLATLRSRQQDALRRLEQAWRLRVERETARLRHHDAVLRAHHPQRRIARLRERLAALALRPRAAVARRLHSDALRLRGLARSLEAVSPLATVARGYAIVRHEDGRVVRSVLDAAPGDRLTARVQDGQIRVKVEPRGE from the coding sequence ATGAACCTCAGTTCCCCCGACGAAGTCCTCACCCCCAGCCAGCTCAACACCCTGGCGCGCAACCTGCTGGAAGACACCTTCCCGCTGATCTGGGTCGAAGGCGAACTCGGCAACCTGTCGCGGCCGTCCTCGGGCCATCTGTACCTGACCCTCAAGGACGCGCGCGCCCAGGTCCGCTGCGCGATGTTCAAGCCCAAGAGCAGTTGGCTGAAGTTCGTCCCGCGCGAGGGCCTGCGCGTGCTCGCGCGCGGCCGGCTGACCCTGTACGAAGCGCGCGGCGACTACCAACTGGTGCTCGACCACATGGAGGAGGCCGGCGAAGGCGCGCTGCGCCGCGCGTTCGAGGAACTCAAGGCGCGGCTGGCCGCCGAAGGCCTGTTCGACCGCGAGCGCAAGCGCGAACTGCCGCGCTTCCCCGCGCGCATCGCGGTGATCACCTCGCCCAGCGGCGCGGCGGTGCGCGACGTGCTCAGCGTGCTCGCCCGGCGCTTCCCGCTGGCCGAAGCCGACGTGTTGCCGGTGCCGGTGCAAGGCGACGGCGCGGCCGAGAAGATCGCGGCGATGCTGCAACGCGCGCAGGCCGCGCAGCGTTACGACGTGATCGTGCTGGCGCGCGGCGGCGGTTCGCTGGAAGACCTGTGGGCGTTCAACGACGAACGCCTGGCCCGCGCTATCGCCGCATCGACGGTGCCGGTGGTCTCGGCGATCGGCCACGAAACCGACTTCACCCTCGCCGACTTCGCCGCCGACGTGCGCGCGCCGACGCCGTCGGTCGCGGCCGAACTGCTGGTGCCGCAACGCGACGACCTGCTGCACCGCCTGCGCGTGCTGGAAGCGCGCCTGGGCAACCTGCACGGCCAGCGCCTGCGTCAGGCCATGCAGCGCACCGACCGCGCCGGCCTGCGCTTGAACGCGCTGCGCCCGCAAGCGCGGCTGGCGACGCTGCGCAGCCGCCAGCAGGACGCGCTGCGCCGGCTCGAACAGGCCTGGCGCCTGCGCGTGGAACGCGAGACCGCGCGCCTGCGCCATCACGACGCGGTGCTGCGCGCGCACCATCCGCAACGGCGCATCGCCCGCCTGCGCGAGCGTCTGGCCGCGCTGGCGCTGCGCCCGCGCGCGGCGGTCGCGCGCCGCCTGCACAGCGACGCGCTGCGCCTGCGCGGACTGGCGCGCTCGCTGGAAGCGGTAAGCCCGCTGGCGACGGTGGCGCGCGGCTACGCGATCGTCCGGCACGAAGACGGACGGGTCGTGCGCAGCGTGCTCGACGCCGCGCCGGGCGACCGCCTGACCGCGCGCGTGCAGGACGGGCAGATCCGGGTCAAGGTCGAGCCGCGCGGGGAGTGA